One genomic region from Jilunia laotingensis encodes:
- a CDS encoding cytochrome ubiquinol oxidase subunit I has translation MIESIDTSLIDWSRAQFAMTAMYHWIFVPLTLGLAVVMGIMETLYYKTGNEFWKRTAKFWMKLFGINFAVGVATGLILEFEFGTNWSNYSWFVGDIFGAPLAIEGILAFFMEATFIAVMFFGWEKVSKRFHLASTWLTGLGATISAWWILVANAWMQHPVGMEFNPDTVRNEMVDFWAVALSPVAVNKFFHTVLSGWVLGGIFVVGVSCWFLLKKRDTKFALASIKIGAIFGLVASLLALWTGDGSGYQIAQTQPMKLAAVEGYYEGQEGAGLVAVGMLNPEKKTFDDGVQPFLFRIEVPKLLSLLAQREMNAFVPGINNIIEGGYVQPDGTVALSAAEKIERGRSAIAALDAYKAAKSVGNEADAQVALSVLKENVPYFGYGYIKDVNELVPNVPLNFYAFRIMVMLGGYFILFFMVVLFFVYKKDLTKMRWMQYVALWTIPLGYIAGQAGWVVAECGRQPWAIRDLLPTTAAISKLDVGSVQATFFIFLVLFTIMLIAEIGIMLREIKKGPKIEHQ, from the coding sequence ATGATTGAAAGTATCGACACCTCATTGATTGATTGGTCAAGAGCCCAATTCGCAATGACAGCCATGTACCATTGGATTTTTGTTCCGCTTACCCTCGGGTTAGCTGTTGTGATGGGGATCATGGAAACACTGTATTACAAGACTGGTAATGAGTTCTGGAAGCGTACCGCTAAGTTTTGGATGAAGCTTTTCGGCATTAATTTCGCGGTCGGTGTAGCTACCGGACTGATTCTTGAATTCGAGTTTGGAACCAACTGGAGTAATTACTCTTGGTTTGTGGGCGACATTTTTGGTGCCCCGCTTGCTATAGAGGGTATTCTTGCCTTTTTCATGGAGGCGACTTTTATTGCCGTCATGTTCTTCGGCTGGGAGAAGGTGAGTAAACGTTTCCATTTGGCATCAACCTGGTTGACGGGACTTGGAGCAACGATTTCCGCTTGGTGGATTCTTGTGGCTAATGCCTGGATGCAACATCCGGTAGGAATGGAGTTCAATCCCGATACAGTTCGTAATGAGATGGTCGATTTTTGGGCGGTCGCATTGTCACCGGTGGCTGTTAATAAATTCTTCCATACGGTGCTGAGCGGATGGGTACTCGGTGGAATCTTTGTGGTAGGTGTAAGCTGCTGGTTCTTGCTGAAGAAACGCGACACGAAGTTTGCTTTGGCAAGCATCAAGATCGGGGCAATCTTCGGTTTGGTAGCTTCTCTGCTTGCTTTGTGGACGGGAGATGGTTCCGGTTATCAGATTGCACAAACGCAACCGATGAAATTGGCGGCTGTGGAAGGTTATTACGAAGGGCAGGAAGGTGCCGGATTGGTAGCCGTCGGCATGTTGAATCCTGAAAAGAAAACTTTTGATGATGGGGTGCAGCCTTTCCTTTTCCGAATCGAGGTTCCCAAACTTCTTTCACTGTTGGCTCAACGGGAGATGAATGCATTCGTGCCCGGTATTAACAATATTATTGAAGGTGGATATGTTCAGCCGGACGGCACAGTTGCTCTTTCCGCTGCCGAAAAGATAGAACGTGGACGGTCGGCCATTGCAGCACTCGATGCTTACAAAGCTGCGAAGTCCGTGGGCAATGAAGCCGATGCGCAGGTCGCATTGTCTGTTTTGAAAGAGAACGTGCCTTATTTCGGTTATGGATATATTAAAGATGTGAACGAACTGGTTCCTAATGTTCCGTTGAACTTTTATGCATTCCGCATAATGGTGATGTTGGGCGGATACTTTATACTATTCTTTATGGTTGTCCTGTTCTTTGTATATAAGAAAGATCTTACCAAAATGCGTTGGATGCAATATGTTGCTCTTTGGACAATTCCATTGGGGTATATTGCCGGTCAAGCGGGATGGGTGGTTGCCGAATGCGGCCGTCAGCCTTGGGCCATTCGCGATTTGCTTCCCACCACTGCTGCGATATCGAAATTAGATGTAGGGTCCGTACAAGCAACTTTCTTTATTTTCCTGGTACTCTTTACCATCATGTTGATTGCTGAGATCGGTATCATGTTGCGTGAGATAAAGAAAGGCCCGAAAATAGAACATCAATAA
- a CDS encoding ABC transporter permease, which yields MRHLYYALQAIIRGKESNVIKIISLTLGGFIGILLLARVAFDLSYDNCYPDIDRLFYLQRQSGEKGGGWGEPSLYNYGSMAAALKENFPEVESATMMSIPEERTYIYEDRKADKMMSMFCDEQFFSTTGIPLLEGDEAALKDVDVAFVSRSFARWISGDLSVVGKTVMLKKFDNGYYPFTIRGIYEDIPENSELHYDVIYTLPTFCKMLGVNRAGWGYDISYHTLVRFRQEANVENVQARIGDMLKKYIPQEGGEHKELHTFKAVRGYHADRSEVHRMVSILSILGFSILLIAAMNYVLISISSLHKRSKAVGVHKCSGASGKDIFMMFLCETGMLILVVLLIITLLMLNFKDEVEYIAEASLSSLFSWEVMWVPGLVILSVFLVVACLPGSFFASIPVTQVFRRYSESRGLWKRFLLFIQFLGMPFIMGLMIVVLVQYHYIVNRDLGYNPRGIVSVFNQFPDADALFRNLPMIEGYANGSSIISGYSGGENITLGNGKNLSVCLGWSDARFVPLMGIHILEGRNFSREGEALVNEEFVRQMNQGNSPIGQNLSYFLGEATITGVMKDYPVRSAYFPQDPVVLVALPGWGPWTLRLKPPYDENLRTLNKTMKEMFPTKDVVFTSLQKGLDMQYDSVHRFRDVVILAFVSIFLIGLIGLVGYVNDEMRQRSKEIAIRKVNGADAFSIFWLLSRNIMLTAFPAVLLGTSASWYIGQKWLEQFVEQMPFSLWVYAGIAVGVLFVIVVSVMIRTWYIINENPVNSIKSE from the coding sequence ATGAGACATCTTTATTATGCCTTACAAGCGATTATCCGAGGAAAAGAATCGAACGTTATCAAGATTATTTCACTTACCTTAGGTGGATTCATTGGCATTCTGCTTTTAGCAAGGGTTGCCTTTGATTTAAGTTATGATAATTGTTATCCTGATATCGACCGTCTCTTTTATCTCCAGCGTCAAAGTGGAGAAAAAGGTGGAGGATGGGGCGAACCGTCCCTTTACAATTACGGCTCGATGGCAGCAGCACTGAAAGAAAATTTTCCGGAAGTGGAAAGTGCTACGATGATGAGTATACCAGAGGAAAGGACTTATATCTATGAAGATCGGAAGGCAGATAAGATGATGAGTATGTTTTGTGACGAACAATTCTTTTCGACAACGGGTATTCCCCTTTTGGAAGGTGATGAAGCTGCATTAAAGGATGTAGATGTCGCATTTGTCTCACGTTCGTTTGCACGGTGGATAAGCGGAGATCTATCAGTTGTTGGCAAAACGGTGATGTTGAAGAAGTTCGATAATGGTTATTATCCGTTTACGATCCGGGGAATCTATGAAGATATCCCCGAAAATTCGGAACTGCATTATGATGTGATTTATACCCTTCCTACTTTTTGTAAGATGTTGGGAGTGAATCGTGCCGGGTGGGGATATGATATCAGTTATCATACCTTGGTCCGTTTTCGTCAGGAGGCAAATGTCGAAAATGTGCAGGCACGTATAGGGGATATGTTGAAGAAGTACATTCCACAAGAAGGAGGAGAACATAAAGAACTGCATACATTTAAGGCTGTTCGAGGATATCATGCCGATCGTTCAGAAGTTCACCGTATGGTAAGCATTCTTTCTATCCTTGGATTTTCCATTCTATTGATAGCGGCCATGAATTATGTACTTATTTCGATATCATCACTTCACAAACGGTCGAAAGCGGTAGGAGTGCATAAATGTAGTGGGGCTTCTGGAAAAGATATATTTATGATGTTTCTTTGTGAAACAGGCATGCTTATTCTTGTTGTTTTATTGATCATAACCCTATTGATGCTGAATTTCAAGGATGAAGTGGAATATATAGCTGAGGCTTCTTTGTCTTCTTTGTTCTCTTGGGAGGTGATGTGGGTACCCGGATTGGTGATCTTGAGTGTGTTTCTGGTGGTTGCTTGTTTGCCGGGAAGCTTTTTTGCTTCTATTCCCGTTACTCAGGTGTTTCGCCGTTACTCTGAGTCCAGAGGTTTATGGAAACGTTTCCTATTATTTATTCAGTTTTTAGGAATGCCTTTCATTATGGGATTGATGATAGTTGTATTGGTGCAGTATCATTATATTGTGAACCGTGATTTAGGTTACAATCCGCGTGGCATAGTTTCTGTGTTCAATCAATTTCCCGATGCGGATGCTTTATTTCGCAACTTACCGATGATAGAGGGTTATGCCAATGGCAGTTCCATCATTTCCGGATATAGCGGAGGGGAAAACATAACTCTTGGCAACGGTAAGAATCTCAGTGTATGTTTAGGATGGTCTGATGCTCGTTTTGTCCCGTTGATGGGGATTCACATTCTTGAGGGAAGGAATTTCTCTCGGGAGGGAGAAGCGCTGGTTAATGAAGAATTTGTTCGACAAATGAACCAAGGTAATAGTCCGATAGGACAGAACTTATCTTATTTCTTAGGAGAGGCGACTATCACAGGAGTGATGAAAGATTACCCGGTAAGGAGTGCTTATTTTCCTCAAGATCCGGTAGTATTGGTGGCTTTACCCGGATGGGGACCTTGGACACTTCGGTTAAAGCCTCCTTATGATGAGAATCTGAGAACATTGAACAAGACGATGAAAGAGATGTTCCCGACAAAAGATGTTGTTTTCACCTCATTACAAAAGGGACTGGATATGCAATATGATTCGGTTCACCGTTTTCGTGATGTAGTAATATTAGCTTTCGTCTCTATCTTTTTGATCGGGTTGATCGGACTGGTAGGGTATGTCAACGATGAAATGCGTCAGCGTAGCAAAGAGATTGCCATTCGGAAAGTAAACGGTGCGGATGCATTTTCCATATTCTGGTTGTTGTCACGAAATATTATGTTGACAGCTTTTCCCGCTGTTCTGTTAGGTACGTCTGCTTCATGGTATATCGGGCAGAAATGGCTGGAGCAATTTGTCGAACAAATGCCATTCAGTCTGTGGGTCTATGCAGGTATCGCTGTAGGTGTATTGTTTGTAATTGTGGTTAGCGTAATGATACGCACTTGGTATATTATCAACGAGAATCCGGTGAACAGTATCAAAAGTGAATAA
- a CDS encoding sigma-54-dependent transcriptional regulator, giving the protein MNKPGTILIVDDNKGVLTAVQLLLKNYFNKVITLSSPVTLPTVLREETPEVILLDMNFTSGINNGNEGLFWLHEIKKLRPDLPVVLFTAYADIDLAVRGIKEGASDFVVKPWDNQKLVETLQAAASINKSGKKRNAKKEDGAMYWGESNAMQQLRQLIEKVASTDVNILITGENGTGKEMLAREIHALSSRKQEEIVAVDMGAITESLFESELFGHVKGSFTDAHTDRTGKFEAANHSTLFLDEIGNLPYHLQAKLLTAIQRRSVVRVGSNEPVSVNIRLICATNRNLREMVNRDEFREDLLYRINTIHVEIPPLRERKEDIVPLAERFIARFCKQYDKPPVSLSPSAKDKLTTHPWYGNIRELEHAIEKAVIISDGAIISGESFQLPRRSDMPEAAASTLEEMEMKMIQKALEKCGGNLSAVANQLGITRQTLYNKMKKFGL; this is encoded by the coding sequence ATGAATAAACCGGGAACCATCTTAATCGTTGACGACAATAAAGGAGTATTGACAGCCGTCCAACTGCTATTGAAGAACTATTTCAATAAAGTAATCACCTTATCCTCTCCCGTCACACTCCCAACCGTACTACGCGAAGAAACACCGGAAGTCATCTTATTGGATATGAACTTTACCTCCGGCATTAACAATGGAAACGAAGGACTCTTCTGGCTGCATGAAATTAAGAAATTACGACCTGATTTACCGGTAGTATTATTTACAGCCTATGCAGACATCGACCTTGCTGTGCGAGGTATTAAAGAAGGAGCAAGCGATTTTGTCGTAAAGCCGTGGGATAACCAAAAGCTAGTGGAAACGTTGCAAGCAGCAGCTTCCATAAATAAAAGCGGAAAGAAAAGAAACGCAAAAAAAGAGGATGGTGCCATGTATTGGGGAGAAAGTAACGCCATGCAACAGTTACGACAACTTATAGAAAAGGTAGCCAGCACGGACGTAAACATTCTTATCACCGGTGAAAACGGTACAGGGAAAGAAATGCTGGCACGCGAAATACATGCCCTATCTTCGCGAAAACAAGAAGAGATAGTCGCAGTAGACATGGGTGCCATCACCGAATCTCTTTTTGAGAGTGAGCTTTTCGGCCATGTGAAAGGTTCATTTACCGATGCACACACTGATCGTACCGGAAAGTTTGAAGCCGCCAACCACAGCACTCTCTTTTTGGACGAAATAGGGAACCTTCCTTATCACTTACAAGCCAAACTGTTGACAGCTATCCAACGCCGGAGCGTAGTGCGTGTGGGCAGCAATGAACCGGTTTCTGTTAATATCCGATTGATCTGTGCCACCAACCGTAATTTACGAGAGATGGTCAACCGCGATGAATTCCGGGAAGACCTACTTTACCGTATCAACACCATTCATGTAGAAATCCCGCCTTTACGAGAACGGAAAGAAGACATTGTACCTTTGGCAGAACGCTTCATTGCTCGTTTTTGCAAACAATATGACAAGCCACCCGTTTCCCTCAGCCCTTCTGCCAAAGATAAACTGACGACACACCCGTGGTATGGCAACATACGTGAACTGGAACATGCCATTGAGAAAGCAGTTATCATCAGTGATGGTGCCATCATTTCAGGGGAGTCATTTCAACTTCCCCGCCGCTCCGATATGCCCGAAGCCGCTGCATCCACTCTGGAAGAGATGGAAATGAAAATGATACAGAAAGCATTGGAGAAATGTGGTGGCAACCTGTCGGCCGTGGCAAACCAGTTAGGCATCACCCGGCAAACACTTTATAACAAGATGAAGAAATTCGGCTTATGA
- a CDS encoding ABC transporter permease: MRQIYYSIKTLLHEWGSNIVRVISLSLGLTIGILLFSQIAFELSFESCYPESERLAMVRCLTTNQNTGETMGDDGTAYDYTVFDKVAATLAQDMPGEVESATCICPFVGSDIFYEDKLLSDVRYLYVDTCFFQTFGIPVLKGNPKDLIMEGSVFVSDRFANKTFGDENPIGKHLSAGKQTDYIIRGIYKGMPDNTILQHDFVASIHKDGGYLNGSGWKGNDIFWAFLRLRNADDVDKVNANVQRVIEKYTPAQFDNWKIEFSVIPLRDRYTESPDAQKRLVIYGFLGFSIFFVAIMNYMLISIATLSRRAKGVGVHKCSGASARNIFGMFMAETGILLLISILVSILLIINARGMVEELLSVSLSSLFTWRTLWVPLLTIVILFVLAGGIPGRLFSRIPVTQVFRRYTDGKKGWKRSLLFVQFMGVSFVVGLLLVTLLQYNHLMSRDMGIRIPGLVEAESWLPQEMVENIKDEIRRQPMVEGVTVSTHSVLGQYWTCGLMSNDGKRIATLNHNYCHYNYPDVMGIKILEGSTMKNQGDLLVNEELVRLMKWTDGAVGKKLNNMSSGSGMDGSIVGVFRNIRNESFYSNQSPIALIADNNANHTFDVRLKEPYDENLKRLNEFVERTFPTVALRFISVDAMVKQGYAAVYRFRNSVWITSCFILIIVIMGLIGYVNDETGRRSKEIAIRKVNGAEASHVLRLVSRDILYVSVFSILIGTVVAYFTGKAWLDQFAEQFEINPFLFIGSAFAIQLLIIICVVLKAWKIANENPVKSIKSE, from the coding sequence ATGAGACAAATCTATTATAGTATCAAGACATTGCTGCATGAATGGGGCTCGAATATAGTCAGGGTGATTTCTCTCTCTTTGGGACTCACCATTGGCATTCTGTTATTCTCGCAAATAGCTTTTGAGCTTAGCTTTGAATCCTGTTATCCGGAGTCGGAACGGCTGGCAATGGTACGTTGTCTGACTACTAACCAGAATACCGGGGAGACAATGGGGGATGATGGGACAGCTTATGATTATACGGTATTCGACAAAGTTGCGGCTACATTGGCACAGGATATGCCCGGGGAGGTGGAATCGGCCACTTGCATATGCCCATTTGTGGGCTCGGATATCTTTTATGAAGACAAGTTGCTTTCGGATGTACGTTATTTATATGTAGACACTTGCTTTTTTCAGACGTTCGGTATTCCCGTACTGAAAGGGAATCCCAAGGATTTAATTATGGAAGGGAGTGTTTTCGTATCCGACCGTTTTGCAAATAAAACCTTTGGTGATGAGAATCCTATCGGTAAACATTTGTCTGCCGGAAAACAGACCGATTACATCATCCGGGGTATTTATAAAGGTATGCCCGATAATACAATACTTCAGCACGACTTTGTAGCTTCCATACACAAAGACGGTGGTTATCTGAATGGATCGGGATGGAAAGGAAACGACATATTTTGGGCCTTTCTGCGATTGCGCAATGCGGATGATGTGGATAAAGTGAACGCTAATGTACAGCGAGTGATCGAGAAGTATACTCCGGCACAGTTCGACAACTGGAAAATAGAATTCAGTGTAATTCCACTTAGGGATCGGTATACGGAATCGCCCGATGCACAGAAACGTCTGGTCATTTATGGTTTCCTTGGCTTTTCCATCTTCTTTGTAGCCATCATGAACTACATGCTTATCTCGATTGCTACCTTGAGCCGTAGAGCAAAAGGGGTAGGGGTACACAAATGCAGCGGAGCCAGTGCAAGGAATATCTTCGGCATGTTTATGGCAGAAACCGGTATTCTTTTACTGATTTCCATATTGGTATCGATATTGCTGATTATTAATGCACGCGGCATGGTCGAGGAACTGCTATCCGTGAGTTTATCATCGCTCTTTACTTGGCGAACTTTATGGGTGCCATTGCTTACTATCGTGATATTGTTTGTTTTGGCTGGTGGAATTCCGGGGAGACTATTTTCGAGGATTCCCGTCACTCAAGTATTCCGCCGTTATACCGATGGCAAGAAGGGTTGGAAGCGGTCTTTACTCTTTGTGCAGTTCATGGGAGTCTCCTTTGTAGTAGGGCTATTGTTGGTCACCCTTTTGCAATACAACCATCTGATGAGCAGGGATATGGGTATCCGGATCCCTGGATTGGTGGAGGCAGAAAGCTGGTTACCTCAAGAGATGGTAGAGAACATCAAGGATGAAATCCGTCGTCAGCCGATGGTTGAAGGAGTGACGGTATCGACACACAGTGTGCTTGGACAGTACTGGACGTGCGGTCTCATGTCTAATGACGGAAAGCGGATTGCCACGCTTAACCATAATTATTGCCATTATAATTATCCGGATGTGATGGGCATAAAGATTTTAGAAGGTTCAACTATGAAGAATCAGGGTGATTTGTTGGTAAACGAAGAATTGGTGCGCTTGATGAAATGGACGGATGGTGCCGTAGGAAAGAAACTGAATAATATGAGTAGTGGTTCTGGAATGGATGGAAGCATTGTCGGTGTATTCCGGAACATTCGTAACGAGAGCTTTTACTCCAACCAGTCACCTATTGCTTTAATAGCCGATAATAATGCGAACCATACGTTCGATGTCCGGTTAAAAGAGCCGTATGATGAGAATCTGAAGCGGCTGAACGAGTTTGTGGAACGAACTTTCCCCACCGTGGCTCTTCGTTTCATATCCGTGGATGCAATGGTGAAACAGGGATACGCGGCTGTTTACCGTTTCCGCAATTCCGTATGGATCACTTCTTGTTTCATACTTATAATCGTGATAATGGGACTGATCGGTTATGTAAACGACGAGACCGGACGGAGAAGCAAGGAGATTGCTATCCGTAAAGTGAATGGTGCCGAGGCATCGCATGTACTCCGGTTGGTATCGCGTGATATACTCTATGTCTCCGTATTCTCGATTCTGATTGGTACGGTGGTTGCATATTTCACCGGGAAGGCATGGCTCGACCAGTTTGCAGAGCAGTTTGAGATAAATCCGTTCTTATTTATAGGATCTGCTTTTGCGATACAGTTGTTGATTATCATCTGCGTTGTCTTGAAAGCATGGAAAATAGCTAATGAAAATCCGGTGAAGAGCATCAAAAGCGAGTGA
- a CDS encoding DUF4492 domain-containing protein — translation MKNTLLNIWNFYLEGFRSMTLGRTLWLIILVKLFIMFFILKLFFFPNFLGNLPTDKDKSDYVGKELIHRASP, via the coding sequence ATGAAGAATACACTTCTGAACATTTGGAACTTCTATCTGGAAGGTTTTCGCAGCATGACGCTGGGACGAACTCTTTGGCTTATAATACTTGTGAAGTTGTTTATCATGTTTTTCATCCTCAAACTGTTTTTCTTTCCGAACTTTTTAGGTAATCTGCCTACGGATAAGGATAAAAGCGATTATGTAGGCAAGGAACTGATTCACAGAGCAAGCCCCTAA
- the cydB gene encoding cytochrome d ubiquinol oxidase subunit II, with protein sequence MSTYIFLQHYWWLVVSLLGAILVFLLFVQGGNSLLFCLGKTEEHRKMMVNSTGRKWEFTFTTLVTFGGAFFASFPLFYSTSFGGAYWLWMIILFSFVLQAVSYEFQSKAGNLLGKKTYQTFLVINGVVGPLLLGGAVATFFTGSDFYINKANMGNPIMPVISQWGNGWHGLDALLNPWNVILGLAVFFLARILGALYFINNIADRELVAKCRRSLIANTALFLVFFLSFVVRTLLAAGYAVNPVTKEVFLEPYKYFTNFIEMPVVLVIFLIGVVLVLFGILRTIFKKTFDKGIWFAGIGTILTVLALLLVAGYNNTAYYPSFTDIQSSLTLSNSCSSQFTLKTMAYVSILVPFVIAYIFYAWRSIDNKKIDAEEMDEGGHSY encoded by the coding sequence ATGAGTACATATATATTTCTTCAACATTATTGGTGGCTGGTAGTCTCTTTGCTGGGCGCTATACTAGTATTCTTGCTATTCGTGCAAGGTGGTAATTCTCTGCTTTTCTGTCTGGGGAAGACAGAAGAGCATCGTAAAATGATGGTCAATTCGACAGGGCGTAAATGGGAATTTACGTTTACGACATTGGTGACTTTCGGTGGCGCTTTTTTTGCTTCCTTCCCGCTGTTTTACAGTACGAGTTTCGGTGGTGCATACTGGTTATGGATGATCATTCTGTTTAGCTTCGTGTTGCAGGCGGTGAGTTATGAATTCCAGAGTAAAGCCGGAAACTTATTAGGTAAGAAAACCTATCAGACTTTTCTGGTGATTAACGGAGTCGTGGGACCTTTGTTGCTGGGCGGTGCGGTAGCTACTTTCTTTACCGGCTCCGATTTTTATATCAATAAAGCGAACATGGGTAATCCGATAATGCCGGTTATCAGTCAGTGGGGAAACGGTTGGCACGGGCTGGATGCATTGCTTAATCCGTGGAATGTCATTCTCGGCCTTGCAGTCTTTTTCCTTGCACGCATTTTAGGGGCACTTTATTTTATCAATAATATTGCCGATAGAGAACTGGTTGCCAAATGCCGCCGTTCGTTGATTGCCAATACAGCCTTGTTTTTGGTTTTCTTTTTGTCGTTTGTGGTTCGTACTCTGCTGGCTGCCGGCTATGCTGTCAATCCTGTTACAAAGGAAGTGTTTTTGGAGCCGTACAAGTATTTCACTAACTTTATCGAGATGCCGGTGGTATTGGTTATCTTCTTAATAGGTGTTGTATTGGTTTTGTTCGGTATTCTTCGGACGATTTTTAAAAAGACTTTCGACAAGGGTATCTGGTTTGCAGGTATCGGAACTATACTGACCGTATTGGCGTTATTGCTTGTTGCGGGCTATAATAACACGGCTTATTATCCCTCGTTCACAGATATACAGAGTTCGTTGACTCTAAGTAATAGTTGTTCCAGCCAGTTCACTTTGAAGACAATGGCCTACGTATCTATTCTTGTACCTTTTGTGATTGCTTATATCTTCTATGCATGGCGCAGTATCGACAATAAGAAGATCGATGCAGAGGAGATGGACGAAGGCGGGCATTCTTATTGA
- a CDS encoding metallophosphoesterase family protein yields MKNKTMYALLISLFLLSGCDMIDYHPYDVRIKGETDVNAHNIERIEANCKGKTTLRFAVMGDSQRFYDETEDFVKTINKRNDIDFVINGGDVSDFGVTNEFLWQRDIMSKLNVPYVVIIGNHDCIGTGEETYKAVFGNTNFAFIAGDVKFICLNTNAMEYDYSEPIPNFSFMESQFEEHKGEFTKTVISMHVSPVSDVFNRNVSRVFHHYVTQYPGLQFCTVAHDHNVTVRDLFEDGIIYYGSTCMKDRCYLLFTIKPEGYDYEVVYY; encoded by the coding sequence ATGAAGAATAAAACAATGTATGCTTTACTAATAAGTTTGTTCCTTTTGTCGGGATGCGACATGATAGATTATCACCCGTATGATGTCCGGATAAAGGGAGAAACAGATGTCAATGCTCATAATATTGAAAGAATAGAAGCCAATTGCAAAGGTAAAACGACATTGCGCTTTGCAGTAATGGGTGATTCCCAACGATTTTATGATGAAACGGAAGATTTCGTGAAAACGATCAATAAACGCAATGATATAGACTTCGTTATCAATGGCGGTGATGTGAGTGATTTCGGAGTTACAAACGAATTTTTATGGCAAAGAGATATTATGAGCAAACTGAATGTTCCGTATGTTGTCATTATCGGAAACCATGATTGCATCGGCACGGGAGAAGAAACATACAAAGCGGTATTCGGAAACACTAATTTCGCCTTTATCGCAGGCGATGTGAAATTTATCTGCCTCAATACAAATGCCATGGAATACGACTATTCCGAACCCATACCGAACTTTAGTTTCATGGAGTCACAATTTGAAGAGCATAAAGGGGAATTCACGAAAACAGTAATCAGCATGCATGTCAGTCCGGTATCGGATGTTTTCAACAGGAATGTGTCGAGAGTATTCCACCATTATGTCACCCAATATCCCGGACTGCAATTCTGTACCGTAGCCCACGACCACAATGTTACCGTCCGCGATCTTTTCGAAGACGGCATCATTTACTATGGAAGTACTTGCATGAAAGATCGCTGTTACCTATTATTTACTATTAAACCTGAAGGATATGATTATGAAGTGGTCTACTATTAA
- a CDS encoding ABC transporter ATP-binding protein, which produces MIQINDISKVFRTSEVETVALNHVNLDVKEGEFVAIMGPSGCGKSTLLNILGLLDNPTEGSYKLMGEEVAGLKEKERTNVRKGKLGFVFQSFNLIDELNVYENVELPLTYLGIKASERRCMVEEMLKRMNISHRAKHFPQQLSGGQQQRVAIARAVVTNPKLILADEPTGNLDSKNGAEVMNLLTELNKEGTTIIMVTHSQHDASFAHRTVHLFDGSVVASVISE; this is translated from the coding sequence ATGATACAGATTAATGACATTAGTAAAGTATTTCGTACTTCAGAAGTAGAGACGGTAGCTTTGAATCATGTGAACCTAGATGTGAAAGAAGGTGAGTTTGTAGCCATCATGGGACCTTCAGGCTGTGGAAAATCCACATTATTAAATATTCTGGGATTATTGGACAATCCGACGGAAGGTTCATATAAGTTAATGGGTGAGGAAGTAGCCGGACTGAAAGAAAAAGAACGCACCAACGTACGTAAAGGCAAGTTAGGATTCGTTTTCCAGAGTTTTAATCTGATCGATGAATTGAACGTATATGAAAACGTCGAGCTTCCGTTGACATATCTCGGCATAAAGGCTTCCGAACGTCGCTGTATGGTGGAAGAGATGCTGAAACGCATGAATATCAGTCACCGTGCCAAGCATTTTCCTCAACAACTTTCCGGTGGTCAGCAACAGCGTGTTGCCATAGCCCGTGCTGTAGTGACTAATCCTAAATTGATTCTTGCCGATGAGCCTACAGGTAATCTGGATTCAAAGAATGGTGCGGAAGTCATGAACCTGCTGACGGAGCTGAATAAAGAAGGAACCACTATCATTATGGTGACTCATTCACAGCACGATGCAAGTTTTGCTCACCGAACGGTACATTTGTTCGATGGTAGTGTGGTAGCGAGCGTGATTAGTGAGTAG